A DNA window from Alligator mississippiensis isolate rAllMis1 chromosome 11, rAllMis1, whole genome shotgun sequence contains the following coding sequences:
- the PIERCE2 gene encoding piercer of microtubule wall 2 protein, giving the protein MTSAEKLSSSSEMEKAKVASLPPCANPGNPVFSCMLDPKTLTTNNFLTKPQLLLFKTTSSEYGAIPPTSQMVPCKYHAKVQTFSKQLLTCGLRQHNFINTAIDKSRVCDYPNLQHTL; this is encoded by the coding sequence atgaCTTCTGCTGAGAAGCTATCATCAAGTTCTGAAATGGAGAAAGCCAAGGTTGCTTCACTGCCTCCCTGTGCAAATCCTGGCAATCCTGTGTTCTCCTGCATGTTGGACCCGAAGACATTAACTACCAATAATTTTTTGACAAAACCTCAgcttttattatttaaaacaacTTCAAGTGAATATGGTGCCATACCACCTACCTCACAGATGGTACCCTGTAAATACCATGCAAAAGttcaaacattttcaaaacaactATTAACTTGTGGATTGCGACAACACAATTTTATCAACACTGCCATTGACAAAAGTAGGGTCTGTGACTACCCAAACCTGCAGCATACTCTGTAA